One Hevea brasiliensis isolate MT/VB/25A 57/8 chromosome 5, ASM3005281v1, whole genome shotgun sequence genomic region harbors:
- the LOC110664393 gene encoding uncharacterized protein LOC110664393 yields MVSDQELAKGIETVLRQADPNSVTSLDGVVQQLEAKLGLSLSHKAGFIHDQINLLLRSHPTTVTTTATAVAVTQQPHRPPQPQPQPQPQPHPLHLKQNDHFALQHHPQFQQFPAHFTLHPHQQQVFPQDLNFRQPPAPLHPPPPQQQQQQQRQQPPPLPKSEVFSQNATPVPPELSKESAPVGAKRRGGPGGLNKVCGVSPELQAIVGEPALPRTEIVKQLWAYIRKNNLQDPSNKRKIICDDALRVVFETDCTDMFKMNKLLAKHIIPLEPTKETGQAKRVKVDVESTTESSEPGASVVLISEALAKFFGTAGREMTQLEASRLVWEYIKVNQLEDPLNSMVILCDAKLRELLGCESISAVGVEEMLARHHLFKKS; encoded by the exons ATGGTGTCGGACCAGGAATTAGCGAAAGGGATAGAGACTGTACTCCGTCAAGCAGACCCCAACTCCGTCACCTCCTTAGACGGCGTCGTTCAGCAACTCGAAGCGAAGCTAGGGTTAAGCCTCTCCCACAAGGCTGGCTTCATTCACGACCAGATCAACCTCCTGCTCCGGTCACACCCTACAACTGTAACAACAACCGCAACCGCCGTTGCTGTTACACAACAACCACATCGGCCGCcgcagccacagccacagccacagccacagccacatcCCCTCCACCTTAAACAAAATGACCATTTTGCCCTCCAACATCACCCGCAATTCCAGCAATTTCCTGCTCATTTTACCCTCCATCCCCACCAACAACAAGTTTTCCCGCAGGACCTCAACTTCCGCCAGCCACCGGCGCCACTGCATCCGCCGCCGCCCCAGCAGCAGCAACAGCAGCAGAGGCAGCAGCCACCGCCTCTCCCAAAATCCGAGGTCTTCTCCCAAAATGCCACCCCTGTCCCTCCTGAATTATCCAAAGAGAG TGCTCCAGTAGGGGCCAAAAGAAGAGGTGGCCCAGGTGGATTAAACAAAGTTTGTGGCGTTTCACCTGAACTTCAGGCCATTGTTGGTGAGCCCGCCTTGCCAAGGACTGAG ATTGTGAAGCAATTGTGGGCATACATAAGGAAAAACAACCTCCAAGATCCAAGTAATAAGAGAAAGATAATTTGTGATGATGCCCTAAGGGTGGTTTTTGAGACAGACTGCACTGACATGTTCAAGATGAATAAGCTGCTGGCTAAACATATCATTCCTCTTGAACCTACAA AGGAGACTGGTCAAGCTAAACGAGTGAAGGTTGATGTTGAGTCCACTACTGAAAGTAGTGAACCTGGTGCATCTGTGGTGCTGATATCCGAAGCACTTGCTAAGTTTTTTGGGACTGCCGGAAGGGAGATGACCCAATTGGAGGCATCCAGGCTTGTTTGGGAGTATATAAAGGTTAACCAATTGGAG GATCCACTGAATTCAATGGTGATATTATGTGATGCAAAGCTCCGTGAACTTCTTGGATGTGAAAGCATTTCTGCAGTAGGGGTAGAAGAGATGCTAGCACGGCATCATTTGTTCAAGAAGTCATAA